In Abditibacteriaceae bacterium, one DNA window encodes the following:
- a CDS encoding cytochrome c3 family protein, which translates to MAQVFSPGSNTLAKSGIVAVLLGIPTLGGALYAMNMTYGTQVYVPLDQPVQFSHKHHVGDDGIDCRYCHTSVDKSAYAGIPQTDTCMSCHSQLWSDAPMLQVVQESKRQGKPIVWNRVHDLPDYTYFNHSIHVNKGVPCQTCHGQIDNMPQTYKVRTLAMDWCVDCHKNPGSQLRPKDKVYSMQWKPPKDAAARQALQAQLIKEYNIRSPHQLTDCSVCHR; encoded by the coding sequence ATGGCTCAGGTCTTTTCTCCGGGCAGTAATACGCTCGCTAAATCAGGTATCGTCGCGGTCTTGCTGGGCATACCCACGCTGGGCGGCGCGCTTTACGCCATGAATATGACGTACGGCACGCAGGTCTATGTGCCGCTCGATCAGCCTGTGCAGTTTTCGCACAAGCATCACGTCGGCGACGACGGCATCGACTGCCGTTACTGCCACACGTCGGTGGATAAATCGGCGTATGCCGGTATTCCCCAGACGGATACGTGTATGAGCTGTCACTCGCAATTGTGGTCCGATGCGCCCATGTTGCAGGTCGTGCAGGAAAGCAAGCGTCAGGGCAAGCCGATTGTCTGGAACCGCGTTCACGACTTGCCCGATTACACCTATTTCAACCACTCGATTCACGTCAACAAGGGCGTTCCGTGCCAAACCTGTCACGGCCAAATCGACAACATGCCGCAAACCTATAAGGTGCGCACGTTGGCGATGGACTGGTGTGTCGATTGTCACAAGAATCCCGGCAGCCAGTTGCGTCCGAAAGACAAGGTTTATTCGATGCAGTGGAAGCCGCCGAAAGATGCTGCTGCGCGCCAGGCGCTGCAAGCGCAGTTGATCAAG